From Gouania willdenowi chromosome 18, fGouWil2.1, whole genome shotgun sequence, one genomic window encodes:
- the si:ch211-212k18.5 gene encoding sal-like protein 2, protein MSRRKQKRPQHLVNSDPGGPKLQSNDDHLGMKSPSTSLGSEVTSSGSASSSPSSLQDCPPLAPRPSPGGLHAPSLPSESSPPPHWPSHIAPFSTSLPNTHSSLSPDFPHPSLSSQTHSPPPLGQTSGSHSLTHQGNTTMTSPPMANSATTTTSSSSSSSSSSQSLPPHRNSTSPSRQQALGSPGEMQVPPTLAVLLEELRVLQQRQIHQMQITEEICRHVLRLGGAIFGQDNNAQVSGTEGNQKTSVAASSSPTHPSTATPVTTAASLLTSLPSSLFPQPTKSGTLTANSSRAPPSSSSSSISSTISNSVSSLHPLSLSLGLPPRYLHEKSSNTSTFGHSNGISFPVSSLSTSSLSQDLLSSSSSSSAGRPQHVCRFCGKVLSSDSSLQIHLRSHTGERPYQCPVCLSRFTTRGNLKAHFLRHREQNPELSLSLLPPALSEQTQSSSTPGSIQRRRKRRADDDESFNGVKGSIPCVTESMALGFLSGASARASPSSLPLPPTVDMALLSTAHSLLQLNRASVAAAASASSTVLPSSSSSTSSSIGGQYKAAKQQRFDENTPPHSALSAASPYSQLAQLPKILFPGGTSPHHLALLRPPGHPSSSHLPSPHQLPFPFPTFPKPPSSSSSSSPTTSNQTSDTSKLQRLVQKLEKQPHGESSSSSASYSSTAETNGDTQGHDMSTSSSAYRREMLAALGLSPSVNAAGLMTSQGASGSNTTSAMPSLPTTQTANQCGVCLRVLSCPRALRLHQATHLGERPFPCKLCGRSFSTKGSLRAHLSTHRSRPPNARALNSCPLCPRKFTNALVLQHHIRLHLGGQIPPDEDVPPEDGSHTERKVFDGGEKHSPSKPQQLLPLALTTGSKSVIDALSSGSKLKQAPANDATSVKTEESEGSTPSISLPLTHNLPSAGAEDPLGDRTLADSSNENGPHYDEEPQNDLGSSLSNAPMVASYSEVEKVDSEADNIPLSLCITKPSIENDALHKEGKDNDEDEEELITIPGKNPSPQAANPAPTPPASPKAKPKTAEPSDSNTQETRENNADQKNEKSETTAEETETSLNPEPKKEEGCDKPEKISEAPEPEAPAPQPTRPDKPYSCCHCGKAYASRSGLKGHMKTHPGLSANTPSKTQPSDNNDFSEERSTRSANAEQPDEKQGSTESQGLGANADAQKASDVAGEPMDS, encoded by the exons ATGTCACGCCGGAAGCAGAAGAGACCCCAACATCTCGTCAATTCTGATCCAGGGGGCCCAAAGCTGCAATCTAACG ATGACCACCTGGGCATGAAGTCACCGTCCACATCTCTCGGCTCAGAGGTGACATCCTCAGGATCCGCCTCCTCGTCCCCCAGCTCTCTACAGGACTGCCCCCCTCTGGCCCCCCGCCCATCTCCCGGAGGGCTCCACGCGCCCTCCTTACCCAGCGAGAGCTCGCCTCCTCCCCACTGGCCCAGTCACATTGCCCCCTTCAGCACGTCCCTCCCTAACACCCACTCCTCCCTCTCCCCGGACTTCCCTCACCCATCGCTGTCCTCCCAGACTCACTCGCCGCCTCCTCTGGGTCAAACATCTGGTTCCCACAGCCTGACCCATCAGGGAAACACCACCATGACCTCCCCGCCAATGGCGAACTCTGCTACCACCACTACCTCTTCCTCCTCGTCGTCTTCCTCGTCTTCTCAGTCTTTGCCGCCACATCGAAACAGCACCAGTCCAAGTCGGCAGCAAGCCTTAGGGTCGCCCGGGGAGATGCAGGTGCCCCCCACCCTAGCAGTTCTCCTGGAGGAGCTGAGAGTTTTACAGCAGCGGCAAATCCACCAGATGCAGATCACAGAGGAGATCTGTAGGCACGTTCTCAGACTTGGAGGAGCCATTTTTGGACAGGATAATAACGCACAGGTCAGTGGCACAGAGGGGAACCAGAAGACTTCAGTAGCCGCATCTTCATCACCTACACATCCTTCTACTGCAACTCCCGTAACTACAGCCGCTTCACTTCTGACCAGCCTTCCATCCTCGCTCTTTCCCCAACCTACCAAATCAGGAACCCTAACCGCTAACAGCAGTAGAGCTCCaccctcctcttcttcctcatcCATTTCATCCACAATCAGCAACTCTGTCTCGTCCTTGCATCCACTGTCTCTGTCATTGGGCCTACCTCCTCGCTACCTTCATGAGAAATCCTCCAATACCTCCACATTTGGCCACAGTAATGGTATCAGCTTTCCAGTCTCCTCCCTTTCCACCAGCAGCCTTTCCCAAGACCTCCTGTCCAGCTCCTCTAGTTCCTCAGCAGGACGACCTCAGCACGTCTGCCGCTTTTGTGGAAAAGTGCTGAGTAGTGATTCCTCACTTCAGATCCATCTGAGGTCACACACCGGAGAAAGGCCTTACCAGTGTCCGGTTTGTTTGAGCCGTTTTACGACCAGAGGAAACCTGAAAGCCCATTTCCTGCGACACAGAGAGCAGAACCCGGAGCTATCCCTCTCACTGCTGCCCCCAGCGCTGTCGGAGCAAACCCAGAGTAGCTCCACCCCAGGAAGCATCCAGAGGAGGCGAAAACGGCGTGCTGATGACGACGAGTCCTTTAACGGAGTGAAAGGAAGTATCCCTTGTGTGACAGAGAGCATGGCTTTGGGTTTCCTGTCTGGAGCATCTGCCCGGGCCTCGCCGTCGTCCCTACCTCTGCCCCCTACTGTCGACATGGCACTTCTGTCCACCGCCCACTCCCTCCTACAGCTGAACAGAGCTTCGGTTGCAGCTGCTGCTAGTGCATCCAGCACCGTGTTGCCTTCCTCTTCGTCCTCCACCTCTTCCTCTATCGGCGGTCAGTACAAAGCAGCAAAGCAGCAGAGGTTTGATGAGAACACTCCACCTCACTCTGCCCTTTCTGCTGCCTCACCGTACTCACAACTAGCCCAGCTGCCCAAGATCCTCTTCCCAGGAGGTACCTCCCCTCACCACCTTGCACTACTCAGGCCCCCAGGCCACCCATCCTCCTCCCACCTCCCTTCTCCTCATCAGCTGCCCTTCCCATTCCCAACATTCCCTAAGCCACCttcatcctcttcctcatcctctccTACCACCTCCAACCAGACATCAGACACGTCTAAACTGCAGCGGCTGGTGCAGAAGCTTGAAAAGCAGCCGCATGGAgaatcatcttcatcttcagccTCCTATTCCTCCACGGCTGAAACCAATGGGGACACACAAGGCCATGACATGTCCACCTCCTCCAGTGCCTATCGTAGAGAGATGCTGGCTGCTCTAGGGTTAAGTCCCAGTGTTAACGCTGCAGGACTGATGACCAGCCAGGGAGCCTCAGGGTCAAACACCACTTCCGCCATGCCCTCTCTGCCCACCACCCAGACCGCAAACCAGTGTGGAGTGTGCCTTCGTGTCCTCAGCTGCCCCAGGGCTCTACGGCTGCACCAGGCGACACATCTGGGAGAGCGTCCGTTCCCTTGTAAGCTCTGCGGTCGTTCCTTCTCCACCAAAGGCAGCCTCAGGGCTCACCTGTCCACACATCGATCCAGACCCCCAAATGCCCGAGCTCTGAACTCCTGCCCTCTCTGTCCTCGCAAGTTCACCAACGCCTTAGTGCTTCAGCACCACATTCGTTTACACCTGGGCGGACAAATACCACCCGATGAGGACGTCCCACCTGAAGACGGATCCCACACTGAAAGGAAAGTCTTTGATGGTGGCGAAAAACACTCTCCATCTAAACCCCAGCAGCTTCTCCCTCTGGCTTTAACAACAGGCTCCAAGTCTGTAATTGACGCACTCAGCTCAGGGTCCAAATTGAAGCAGGCACCAGCTAATGACGCCACATCTGTTAAGACTGAGGAATCTGAGGGTTCAACACCCAGCATTAGTCTACCCCTGACCCATAATCTCCCCTCAGCAGGCGCAGAGGACCCCCTGGGAGACAGAACCTTGGCTGATAGCAGCAATGAGAATGGGCCCCACTATGACGAGGAGCCCCAGAATGACCTGGGCAGCAGCCTTTCAAATGCACCAATGGTTGCTTCCTATTCCGAGGTTGAGAAAGTTGATTCAGAAGCTGACAACATCCCACTCTCCCTCTGTATCACAAAGCCCAGCATAGAAAATGATGCTCTGCACAAAGAGGGTAAAGATAACGATGAAGACGAAGAAGAGCTAATCACAATTCCTGGAAAAAACCCATCGCCTCAAGCAGCAAATCCTGCTCCTACCCCTCCTGCCAGTCCCAAAGCCAAGCCCAAAACAGCAGAACCCTCTGACAGCAACACCCAGGAAACACGGGAGAACAATGCTGATCAGAAGAATGAAAAGAGTGAAACCACAGCAGAAGAAACAGAGACCTCTCTGAACCCAGAGCCGAAGAAGGAGGAAGGTTGCGACAAACCAGAGAAAATTTCTGAGGCTCCAGAGCCTGAAGCTCCAGCACCACAACCAACACGGCCCGACAAACCTTACAGCTGCTGTCATTGTGGGAAGGCGTATGCCAGTCGAAGTGGACTCAAG GGGCATATGAAAACTCACCCAGGTCTGAGCGCCAACACCCCATCCAAGACTCAACCCAGCGACAAcaatgacttttcagaggaaCGCAGCA